One Planctomycetia bacterium DNA window includes the following coding sequences:
- a CDS encoding integrase core domain-containing protein, translated as MVFGFKYSGSLSRTRGHGTWDEFVKIHAATLWQCDFVSKRIVTPKGLRDAFLLVFLHVETRRVLISPATQHPNEAWVNEQAAAFLKHVKKSKLGADVIMHDRDTKFARSFDTTLEDAGLRVQWTAYRSPNTCAFVERFIQTLGQECLDHFVVLGERHLNYLVREFLEHYKLERPHQALENQTVVKKGYRRKTTDGASTLPITEVA; from the coding sequence TTGGTTTTTGGGTTCAAGTATTCTGGCAGCTTATCGCGTACGCGCGGGCACGGCACCTGGGACGAGTTCGTCAAGATTCACGCCGCCACGCTGTGGCAATGCGACTTCGTCTCGAAACGGATTGTGACGCCGAAGGGGCTCCGGGACGCCTTTCTGCTGGTTTTCCTGCACGTCGAGACACGGCGAGTGCTCATTTCGCCGGCCACGCAGCATCCGAACGAAGCTTGGGTGAACGAGCAAGCCGCGGCGTTCCTGAAGCACGTCAAGAAGAGCAAGCTGGGGGCTGACGTGATCATGCACGATCGCGACACTAAATTTGCCAGGTCGTTTGACACGACGCTTGAGGACGCCGGCTTGCGAGTCCAGTGGACCGCATACCGCTCGCCCAACACCTGCGCCTTCGTTGAGCGGTTCATCCAAACGCTCGGGCAAGAATGCCTGGACCATTTTGTCGTGCTTGGCGAGCGGCATCTGAACTACCTCGTTCGAGAATTCTTGGAGCATTACAAACTCGAACGTCCGCATCAGGCATTGGAAAACCAGACCGTGGTGAAGAAGGGGTATCGTCGGAAGACGACCGACGGAGCGTCCACGTTACCAATTACCGAGGTCGCCTGA
- a CDS encoding PEP-CTERM sorting domain-containing protein, which yields MKKQSAVLAIVIALAFAPSPVSAQNLLTNGNLDITQPVEIVPAFFLPKPASWVNEGSRSISGPYEDEMSSEPWAGPAPTPLTTDGSGAASPNGCGGLDCAVFFKPFSGNTSDGTATGHLYQDHAATPGVTYTLTGWAGAEPNFLGGGKFALDFLNAGGTKISAAELDLVAAGLFTDNGLAFDYKEFSVSAIAPDGTATVRARASMIDALSNPLGGGQAFVIDDFELTAVPEPSTAVLAIAGMVAVVAVSHRRRRAAV from the coding sequence ATGAAGAAGCAATCAGCCGTCCTCGCGATCGTGATCGCACTAGCGTTTGCCCCGTCGCCTGTCTCAGCGCAGAATTTGTTGACGAACGGCAATCTCGACATCACTCAGCCAGTGGAAATCGTTCCCGCTTTCTTCCTGCCAAAGCCTGCCAGTTGGGTAAATGAAGGGTCGCGGTCCATTTCGGGACCCTACGAGGACGAAATGTCGTCGGAGCCGTGGGCCGGACCGGCTCCGACACCATTGACTACTGATGGCAGCGGCGCCGCTTCGCCAAATGGATGTGGCGGCCTCGACTGTGCCGTGTTTTTCAAACCGTTTTCCGGAAACACCTCCGACGGAACAGCTACGGGGCACTTGTATCAGGATCACGCCGCCACGCCGGGCGTAACATACACGCTGACCGGTTGGGCCGGCGCGGAGCCCAATTTCCTCGGAGGTGGGAAATTCGCCCTCGATTTCTTGAATGCGGGCGGGACAAAAATCAGCGCCGCCGAGCTCGATTTGGTGGCTGCTGGATTGTTCACCGATAACGGCCTTGCATTCGACTACAAAGAGTTTTCGGTCTCGGCGATCGCGCCGGACGGCACTGCCACCGTCCGCGCCCGCGCCTCTATGATCGACGCGCTGTCCAATCCACTTGGTGGAGGTCAGGCCTTTGTGATTGATGATTTCGAATTGACCGCCGTGCCAGAACCGTCGACCGCTGTCCTGGCAATCGCCGGAATGGTGGCCGTCGTGGCCGTCTCCCATCGTCGGCGCCGCGCCGCTGTCTAG
- a CDS encoding ThuA domain-containing protein, producing the protein MNFSRRLFLVLAAGLAAGLSTSEAVAADAPVRGVRILMLTQSVGFKHGSVTRPDGALSPAEQAITDLGISSNLFRVDCTQDAAKDFTKENLQNYDIVFFYTTGALPIDDETRNYFFNDWLKQKGHGFIGAHSATDTYHDYQPYWDMIGGTFDGHPWGSDQTVTVTVHDKEHPLSKPWGDEFTLKDEIYKFKNWQPEKVRVLMSLNMAKTDLKEPYHVPIAWVKEYGDGKVFHMSLGHREDVWTNPMYMESMLGGIKWILNKEPGDATPNPELSAAQEAKAKADTEAAKK; encoded by the coding sequence ATGAACTTTTCGCGACGCCTGTTTCTCGTGCTCGCTGCCGGTTTGGCTGCCGGGCTTTCGACCTCGGAGGCCGTCGCCGCCGACGCGCCGGTACGCGGGGTACGAATTCTGATGCTCACCCAAAGCGTCGGTTTCAAGCACGGTTCGGTCACGCGACCGGACGGGGCGCTCTCTCCGGCCGAGCAGGCGATCACCGACTTAGGGATTTCCAGCAACCTGTTCCGGGTCGATTGCACTCAGGACGCGGCGAAGGATTTCACCAAGGAAAACTTGCAAAACTACGACATCGTGTTTTTCTACACGACCGGCGCCCTGCCAATCGACGACGAAACGCGCAATTACTTTTTCAATGACTGGTTGAAGCAGAAGGGGCATGGGTTCATCGGCGCGCATTCGGCCACCGACACTTACCACGACTATCAACCGTATTGGGACATGATCGGCGGCACGTTCGACGGACACCCCTGGGGATCGGACCAAACCGTCACCGTCACGGTTCACGACAAGGAGCACCCGCTCAGCAAGCCATGGGGCGACGAGTTCACGCTCAAAGACGAAATCTACAAATTCAAGAACTGGCAGCCCGAAAAGGTCCGCGTGTTGATGAGCCTCAACATGGCCAAGACCGACTTGAAGGAGCCGTACCACGTGCCGATCGCCTGGGTCAAGGAATACGGCGACGGCAAGGTCTTCCACATGAGCCTGGGGCATCGTGAAGACGTCTGGACCAACCCCATGTATATGGAATCGATGCTCGGCGGCATCAAATGGATCCTCAACAAGGAACCCGGCGACGCCACGCCGAACCCGGAACTGTCGGCCGCACAAGAAGCGAAAGCCAAGGCGGACACGGAAGCGGCGAAGAAGTAG
- a CDS encoding metallopeptidase family protein — MSEDEFCQAVDEVVRSLPAQFLAWLENVVIEVERYPDPRLQRQMKLGPRHIGLMGLFEGHYVTKQEYGMAMPNRILLFQRAIESRCRSVEEVRYEIRRTVLHELAHHFGYEESDLDDFEAQPSSFD, encoded by the coding sequence TTGAGCGAAGACGAATTCTGCCAGGCCGTCGACGAGGTCGTCCGGTCGCTGCCGGCCCAGTTTTTGGCGTGGCTGGAGAATGTGGTGATCGAGGTGGAACGCTACCCGGACCCGAGGCTGCAGCGCCAGATGAAGCTGGGGCCCCGGCATATCGGCCTGATGGGCCTCTTCGAAGGGCATTACGTCACCAAACAGGAATACGGAATGGCGATGCCGAACCGCATCCTGCTGTTTCAGCGGGCGATCGAATCCCGCTGCCGATCGGTCGAAGAGGTTCGCTACGAAATCCGCCGGACGGTGCTGCACGAGTTGGCGCACCATTTTGGCTATGAAGAATCCGATCTGGATGACTTTGAGGCGCAGCCGAGTTCGTTTGATTAG
- a CDS encoding ABC transporter ATP-binding protein gives MVAAIEVRDLRKTYGSRWRGRQIHALRGVTLDVPRGEIFGLLGPNGAGKTTLIKVLLGIISRSAGEARLLDFPAGDLRGRRRVGYLPEHHRIPRHHTANSALTYYGGLSGLSPSEVRARREALLETVGLRGWGDVSVSQFSKGMQQRLGLAQAMLHEPELLVLDEPTDGVDPVGRSEMRALLQRLKDQGKTMFLNSHLLQEVELVCDRVAILDRGELLQVGEVDALTIEAVNDVQFTFAGSDAQLSAAFGNAPAQPVAIQENGQFLITLVNPAQADVDRLIDQARQGGLSVLGVERRHQTLEQAFLKIIQRARPAA, from the coding sequence ATGGTCGCCGCGATCGAGGTGCGCGATTTACGGAAGACGTATGGCAGCCGCTGGCGCGGCCGGCAGATCCACGCCTTGCGCGGGGTTACGCTGGACGTGCCGCGCGGCGAAATCTTTGGGCTACTCGGCCCGAACGGCGCCGGTAAGACGACGCTGATCAAAGTTTTGCTCGGGATTATCAGTCGCAGCGCGGGCGAGGCTCGGCTGCTCGACTTTCCGGCCGGCGATCTCCGCGGGCGCCGGCGCGTCGGCTACCTGCCGGAACATCATCGCATTCCCCGGCATCACACCGCGAATTCGGCGTTGACCTACTACGGCGGGTTGAGCGGCCTTTCGCCCAGCGAAGTCCGCGCGCGGCGCGAGGCGCTGCTGGAAACCGTGGGGCTGCGCGGCTGGGGCGATGTTTCGGTGTCGCAGTTCTCCAAAGGCATGCAGCAACGACTCGGCCTGGCGCAAGCCATGCTCCATGAGCCGGAGTTGTTGGTCTTGGACGAGCCGACCGACGGCGTCGACCCGGTCGGTCGCTCCGAAATGCGGGCGCTTCTGCAGCGGCTCAAGGATCAGGGCAAGACGATGTTCCTGAACAGCCACTTGTTGCAGGAAGTCGAGTTAGTCTGCGATCGCGTGGCGATTCTCGACCGCGGCGAATTGCTGCAAGTCGGAGAAGTCGACGCCCTGACGATCGAAGCCGTCAACGACGTGCAGTTCACGTTCGCCGGCAGCGATGCGCAGCTTTCCGCGGCGTTCGGCAACGCTCCCGCACAGCCCGTGGCCATTCAAGAGAACGGGCAATTCCTGATCACGCTCGTCAATCCCGCACAGGCGGATGTCGATCGACTGATCGATCAGGCGCGTCAGGGCGGGCTGAGCGTGCTCGGCGTTGAGCGGCGGCACCAGACATTGGAACAAGCGTTTCTCAAGATCATTCAAAGGGCCCGGCCAGCCGCATGA